In Vibrio gallicus, a single window of DNA contains:
- a CDS encoding AAA family ATPase, with the protein MPAQSFQQLQRYLESQVIGQDNLVKQLLVALLADGHILVEGPPGLAKTRAVKSLADCIEGSFHRVQFTPDLLPSDLTGTDVYRPETGEFEFKSGPIFHSLVLADEVNRAPAKVQAAMLEAMAEKQISVGQTTYPLPELFLVMATQNPIEQEGTYPLPEAQLDRFLLHLEVNYPSAESELEILRLNRGEALGEVQRFEHPLSQQDIFKARRQVLSIHMADTIEKYIIRLIMATRNPQAYNDNLAKWIEMGVSPRATIALDRAARANAWLSGRDFVSPEDIHAVVFPVLRHRLLLTYQAQAEGITSNAVIEELLRTVASA; encoded by the coding sequence TCAAGACAACCTAGTAAAACAATTACTGGTTGCGCTATTAGCCGATGGGCATATCTTGGTTGAAGGGCCTCCGGGGCTGGCTAAAACCCGCGCCGTTAAATCCCTTGCTGATTGCATTGAAGGGAGTTTTCATCGAGTTCAGTTCACCCCTGATTTACTGCCGTCTGATCTAACAGGCACCGATGTATATCGCCCCGAGACCGGTGAGTTCGAGTTCAAATCCGGCCCCATATTCCACTCATTAGTGTTAGCCGATGAAGTCAACCGTGCCCCTGCCAAGGTACAAGCGGCAATGCTTGAAGCTATGGCAGAAAAACAAATCAGCGTAGGTCAAACCACCTACCCTCTGCCAGAGCTGTTTTTAGTAATGGCAACCCAAAATCCAATCGAGCAAGAAGGCACCTACCCGCTACCCGAGGCACAATTAGACCGTTTCCTGCTTCATCTTGAGGTTAACTACCCAAGCGCTGAGAGTGAATTAGAGATCTTGCGCCTTAATCGTGGTGAAGCGTTAGGAGAGGTTCAGCGATTTGAACACCCCCTATCACAACAGGATATTTTCAAGGCGCGTCGCCAAGTATTGTCTATTCATATGGCCGACACCATAGAGAAATATATCATTCGACTGATCATGGCTACCCGTAATCCACAAGCTTATAATGACAACCTAGCCAAATGGATTGAGATGGGAGTGAGCCCACGAGCTACCATCGCCTTAGATAGAGCTGCGCGCGCTAACGCCTGGTTATCCGGCAGAGATTTCGTTAGCCCTGAAGATATTCATGCTGTGGTATTCCCAGTGCTTCGTCACCGTCTCCTATTGACCTATCAAGCTCAGGCTGAAGGTATCACCAGTAATGCAGTTATCGAAGAGCTGCTGCGAACAGTTGCATCCGCTTAA
- a CDS encoding DUF58 domain-containing protein has product MFKRLNHLFANKHTSSNVLEQAISAAQLPQVSNGVTVSVEELSFYRIHGQRWQPPAKSLWSQLNGQHSSSRKGRGMTFSEVRQYQAGDDVRQIDWRVTARTGKVHTKLFTEERERPVVLFIDLTPSMFTGTQLLLKSVQLCHLAALLAWIAIGSKDRVGAIIRCGETLTEIRPSNSKTAVLRLLNRLCDIHNNALDMVAGLQQPCDPFPSLANLCRKGCELICLGDFATLSKQDITSITQIAAHNRVRAIQIYDPLELGQTQAKGIQVLQGRDQLLSVNLSSSRAKQSIKHAFTHQQQQLNAQLSQYGITLSQVSSGAPLLNQLLKHPF; this is encoded by the coding sequence ATGTTTAAGCGCCTTAATCACTTGTTTGCCAATAAGCACACTAGCTCTAATGTGCTTGAGCAAGCCATCAGCGCAGCTCAGTTGCCTCAGGTCAGTAATGGCGTGACCGTAAGTGTTGAAGAGCTGAGTTTTTACCGAATTCACGGTCAACGCTGGCAGCCACCTGCTAAAAGCCTTTGGTCGCAACTTAATGGACAACACAGCAGCTCGCGCAAAGGGCGCGGTATGACCTTTTCAGAGGTGCGTCAGTATCAAGCTGGTGATGACGTTCGCCAGATTGATTGGCGCGTTACAGCGCGTACTGGAAAGGTACATACCAAGCTGTTTACCGAAGAGCGTGAACGCCCAGTGGTGCTATTTATTGACCTTACCCCGAGCATGTTCACAGGCACGCAACTGCTATTAAAATCGGTGCAGCTTTGTCATTTGGCGGCCTTACTTGCTTGGATTGCCATTGGCAGTAAAGACCGAGTTGGAGCCATTATTCGCTGTGGGGAAACCCTGACCGAGATCCGCCCATCTAACTCTAAGACAGCGGTTCTTAGGCTACTTAATCGTTTGTGCGACATCCATAATAATGCTCTGGACATGGTAGCGGGGCTACAACAGCCGTGCGATCCCTTTCCATCTCTGGCTAATCTATGTCGAAAAGGGTGTGAGTTAATCTGCCTTGGGGATTTCGCGACACTTTCCAAGCAAGATATTACCTCTATAACCCAGATTGCTGCCCATAACCGAGTGCGAGCTATTCAGATCTACGATCCGCTAGAGCTTGGACAAACCCAAGCCAAAGGTATACAGGTGCTACAAGGGCGAGACCAACTATTATCAGTTAATCTCTCTAGCAGTAGAGCCAAACAGTCCATAAAACACGCCTTTACCCATCAACAACAGCAATTGAACGCGCAACTGAGTCAATATGGCATCACCCTATCGCAGGTTTCTAGCGGCGCACCGCTATTGAATCAATTGCTCAAACATCCTTTTTAA
- a CDS encoding DUF4381 domain-containing protein yields the protein MSQINSAHSLPLKPLHLPLEPSSWPLAWGYWSLLAVIVIALLLGFALQRKLRRRRRAKKAALHILKQNVNQITVSQAQELLRQAALSYFPRKDIAQLTGANWLTFLDSQLATPRFLANQSQWQSALYCRGVNNHDINTSLIEDCQHWLEHALPPKRKYRDWNAS from the coding sequence ATGAGTCAGATAAATTCAGCACACAGCTTGCCACTAAAACCGCTTCACCTTCCCCTTGAACCAAGTTCTTGGCCGTTGGCTTGGGGTTATTGGAGCCTCTTGGCCGTTATCGTTATTGCACTTTTGTTAGGCTTTGCACTACAGCGAAAACTACGCCGTAGGCGGCGTGCCAAAAAGGCCGCCCTGCATATCCTAAAACAAAACGTAAACCAAATAACGGTTTCACAGGCCCAAGAGTTGCTACGACAAGCAGCATTGAGCTATTTCCCGCGTAAAGATATTGCTCAACTAACCGGCGCAAACTGGCTAACGTTTTTGGACTCTCAGCTGGCAACGCCGCGCTTCTTAGCCAATCAATCGCAGTGGCAATCAGCGCTGTATTGTAGAGGGGTAAACAATCACGACATCAATACATCCCTAATCGAAGATTGCCAGCATTGGCTTGAACACGCTCTGCCACCGAAAAGAAAATATAGAGACTGGAACGCATCATGA
- a CDS encoding vWA domain-containing protein yields the protein MSGFSFEWWWMLLALPLPYLAFRLLKEHRSSSLIVLPHVTQATVTADKTEKVAKLLAISAWVLLVIACARPVWYGDPIEIHPKHRDMMLVIDLSYSMSQNDMKAGNDYIDRLTAVKNVVADFIDKRSGDRLGLLYFADHAYLQTPLTFDRETVKTQLNQTVLKLIGTQTAIGDGIGLATKTFVDSDAPQRVMILLSDGSNNAGVLDPIQAAEIAKKFNTTIYTIGVGAGEMQVQDFFMSRTVNTAQDLDESTLTKVAQLTGGQYFRARDAKDLANIYDTINALQPIQKATQSWRPTTEWFMWPALMGLLLIVITVMIRRHDV from the coding sequence ATGAGTGGTTTTAGCTTTGAATGGTGGTGGATGTTGTTGGCGCTGCCCCTTCCCTATTTGGCATTTCGCCTACTAAAGGAACACAGGTCTTCATCGCTGATTGTTCTACCCCACGTTACCCAAGCGACGGTAACAGCAGACAAAACCGAGAAAGTAGCCAAGCTATTGGCTATCTCGGCGTGGGTGTTGTTGGTCATCGCCTGTGCTAGACCAGTTTGGTACGGCGATCCCATAGAAATTCATCCCAAGCATAGAGATATGATGCTGGTTATCGACTTGTCTTACTCTATGAGTCAAAACGATATGAAGGCAGGTAATGATTACATCGACCGATTGACTGCGGTGAAAAATGTGGTTGCTGACTTTATCGACAAACGCTCAGGAGACAGACTAGGACTGTTATATTTTGCCGACCATGCCTATCTACAAACCCCGTTGACCTTTGACCGCGAAACAGTAAAAACACAACTCAATCAAACGGTATTAAAGCTCATCGGTACTCAAACTGCCATTGGCGATGGCATAGGTTTAGCCACTAAAACCTTTGTCGATAGCGACGCTCCCCAGCGCGTAATGATACTGCTAAGTGATGGCAGTAATAACGCTGGGGTACTAGACCCCATTCAAGCAGCCGAAATTGCTAAAAAATTTAATACCACCATCTACACCATCGGTGTTGGCGCAGGAGAGATGCAGGTACAAGACTTCTTCATGAGCCGCACCGTAAACACCGCCCAAGACCTTGATGAAAGCACCTTAACCAAGGTTGCGCAACTCACTGGCGGCCAATACTTTAGGGCGCGTGATGCCAAAGATTTAGCCAACATCTACGACACCATTAATGCCCTGCAACCTATCCAAAAAGCGACTCAATCTTGGAGACCAACAACCGAATGGTTTATGTGGCCCGCATTGATGGGGCTGTTGCTCATTGTAATTACGGTAATGATAAGGAGACATGATGTCTAA
- a CDS encoding VWA domain-containing protein → MMSNFEFLYPQAFWLLLPLAAIIVWLTRSSNKSQVIASHLTAAMAGKSSRSNHRYGWLIALVMIVVVAVAGPSFEKQAVPVSQSEQARVLVLDMTRSVYANDIKPSRLAQIKYKAQDLLPLLKQGQTGLVAYAGDAYTLSPLTTDSATLSNLVHNLSPDIMPIQGSRADLGVKQAISIMKQAGLNQGQILLFADDLDAQELQHIKEQLSDGNWTLSVLAFGTAAGAPIQLSDGSLMTTADGKTIIAKTQLGNLRAAANQGNGQFANYRHDNQDIASLVSKSPFTSVNTKLKGKQVETKLNNGFWLLPLALLCALPLFRKGVIFGCATIMLSFGFVPNHAQASVLDSAFSNANQRGFLAYQDKDYQRASQQFTDTKWRAAAQYEGGDYEAAISNLKGYSDPDSLYNLGNAYAQHGDLDQAIASYKKVLQQQPTNADAKYNLDIVKQQQQQQQQQQQQQQQQQQQQQQDSDSDSKQGQQEKSQQSQKNNSNPSDPNKTQQSQQSQQSQQSQQSQQSQQSQQSQQSQQSQQSQQSQQSQQSQNSQQAQADQGQDPATQKKNAQQQKSNAMSSQHLPSSKSQAEESKGKSDSKPQDKKKTHTASPSQQHKVDPDIRKLDQVESVRDPSYLLRAQMLLQAKHKAAPSSTGKDW, encoded by the coding sequence ATGATGTCTAATTTTGAATTTCTTTATCCGCAGGCATTTTGGTTGCTGTTACCACTGGCGGCAATCATTGTCTGGCTAACACGCTCGTCTAATAAATCACAGGTGATTGCTTCACATCTAACCGCCGCCATGGCCGGTAAATCATCACGCAGCAATCACCGTTATGGGTGGCTGATAGCCCTGGTGATGATTGTGGTTGTCGCAGTAGCTGGGCCTAGCTTTGAAAAACAAGCCGTCCCCGTATCGCAATCAGAGCAAGCAAGAGTTTTGGTGTTGGATATGACCCGCTCGGTGTATGCCAACGATATCAAACCAAGCCGCCTAGCTCAGATAAAATATAAGGCGCAAGACCTCTTGCCACTGCTAAAACAGGGGCAAACTGGCTTGGTCGCCTATGCAGGTGACGCGTACACCCTTAGCCCACTCACCACAGATTCTGCCACCCTATCTAACCTAGTGCACAATCTATCGCCCGACATCATGCCAATCCAAGGCTCAAGAGCGGATTTGGGGGTAAAACAGGCCATTTCTATCATGAAACAAGCCGGACTCAATCAGGGGCAGATCTTATTATTTGCCGATGATCTCGACGCCCAAGAGTTACAGCACATCAAAGAGCAATTAAGCGATGGCAACTGGACGCTATCGGTACTTGCATTTGGCACCGCAGCTGGCGCGCCGATCCAGCTATCCGATGGATCATTGATGACCACCGCTGATGGCAAAACAATTATTGCTAAAACTCAGCTAGGCAACCTTCGCGCCGCGGCAAATCAAGGTAATGGGCAATTTGCTAACTACCGCCATGATAACCAAGATATCGCAAGCCTTGTTTCTAAATCGCCATTTACTAGCGTAAATACAAAACTGAAAGGCAAGCAAGTGGAAACCAAACTCAACAACGGCTTTTGGCTACTGCCATTGGCACTACTATGCGCCCTTCCCCTATTTCGTAAAGGCGTCATTTTTGGGTGCGCGACAATCATGCTGAGCTTTGGCTTTGTGCCAAATCATGCCCAAGCGTCAGTGCTAGATAGCGCGTTCTCCAACGCCAACCAAAGAGGGTTTTTAGCCTATCAAGATAAAGACTATCAGCGAGCAAGCCAGCAATTTACCGATACCAAGTGGCGCGCGGCGGCGCAATATGAGGGTGGTGATTATGAGGCGGCTATCAGCAATCTTAAAGGCTACTCTGACCCTGACTCCTTGTACAACCTAGGCAATGCCTATGCGCAACATGGCGATCTAGACCAAGCGATTGCCAGCTACAAAAAGGTGCTACAGCAACAGCCTACAAACGCCGATGCCAAATACAATCTCGATATTGTGAAACAGCAACAGCAACAGCAACAGCAACAGCAACAGCAACAGCAACAGCAACAGCAACAGCAACAGCAGGATTCTGATAGCGACTCAAAACAGGGTCAACAGGAGAAATCACAACAATCCCAAAAAAATAACAGTAATCCATCAGACCCTAATAAAACTCAGCAGTCTCAGCAGTCTCAGCAGTCTCAGCAGTCTCAGCAGTCTCAGCAGTCTCAGCAGTCTCAGCAGTCTCAGCAGTCTCAGCAGTCTCAGCAGTCTCAGCAGTCTCAGCAGTCTCAGCAGTCTCAAAATAGCCAACAGGCACAAGCCGATCAAGGGCAAGACCCCGCTACACAGAAAAAAAACGCGCAACAACAAAAATCAAACGCCATGTCGTCTCAACACCTGCCATCAAGCAAATCGCAGGCTGAGGAAAGTAAAGGCAAATCAGATAGTAAGCCGCAAGACAAAAAGAAAACACATACGGCATCACCTTCACAGCAACATAAAGTAGACCCAGATATTAGAAAATTAGATCAGGTCGAAAGCGTTAGAGACCCAAGCTATTTACTTCGTGCACAGATGCTTCTTCAGGCAAAACATAAAGCAGCCCCTTCATCAACAGGGAAAGATTGGTAA
- a CDS encoding BatD family protein, which translates to MTRFKPLITTMTLVTGLACSFSSWALNITASVDRTNVSKDEIIQLKIAADEKLDSDKLNLDALSKDFYVSRPSFGSSVNIINGSRSDSSVWNVSIAPQKTGTIIIPSFKIDGATTQPITLNVTMGQKAPTSDDIIEVRSKIDKHQLYPNQSTTLDARIIVKVDPRRLQNPNLTQPHAEGLQIEPLADPKQSQAVLNGVEVLIIDQKYRVTANASGDFSIQLPTLTGAVVMGNNRSGTRIINLDGKTEHVAVKVLPVPESYHGAWLPTSNLTLSQSWQLDNNKQLSGDAVTIDEGDSLTRTITLTASGTSASQLPDLSINNPDAFRVYSEKPAFRTNDDGSVTMTTKQVLIAKTSGQYSLPSVPVQWWDSVNKKAQTSKVKGLTVTVNATSASNSAPVTSQPPAPQTTVVKDSGYWPLLTAFFAGLWIFSTLMWLRCRTQAPKAVSPASKCKTTPLQSQLIDAIKQAEPIKAQSLLERWLIHKNIEHEHAKAIRAEMSLMSQQLMGKQPCKWESNKLIDLIKQARTQAEPQTTQLAKL; encoded by the coding sequence ATGACAAGATTTAAACCCCTAATTACCACAATGACCCTAGTTACGGGCCTAGCGTGCAGCTTCTCGTCATGGGCTCTGAATATCACAGCCAGCGTTGACAGAACCAACGTCAGCAAAGATGAGATTATCCAGCTAAAAATCGCCGCCGATGAAAAGCTAGACAGCGATAAACTTAACCTTGATGCACTCTCAAAAGACTTCTATGTTAGTCGACCTAGTTTTGGTTCATCGGTCAATATCATTAACGGTAGCCGCAGCGATAGCAGTGTGTGGAATGTATCAATTGCGCCACAAAAAACCGGCACCATAATCATTCCCAGCTTTAAAATAGATGGTGCAACAACGCAGCCGATTACCCTTAACGTCACCATGGGCCAAAAAGCCCCAACCAGTGACGATATCATCGAGGTGCGCTCAAAAATTGACAAGCACCAACTCTACCCCAACCAAAGCACCACCTTAGATGCACGTATCATTGTCAAAGTAGACCCGCGTCGCTTGCAAAACCCCAACCTTACCCAGCCACACGCAGAGGGTTTACAGATTGAACCGCTAGCAGACCCTAAACAGTCTCAAGCAGTGCTTAATGGGGTTGAAGTACTCATCATTGACCAAAAATACCGAGTGACAGCTAACGCCAGCGGTGATTTTTCAATACAGCTACCTACACTAACTGGCGCGGTGGTTATGGGAAATAACCGCAGTGGCACGCGCATCATTAACCTTGATGGAAAAACCGAGCACGTCGCGGTAAAAGTACTGCCTGTACCGGAAAGTTATCACGGAGCCTGGCTACCAACCTCAAACTTAACGCTATCGCAAAGTTGGCAATTAGATAATAACAAGCAGTTAAGTGGCGATGCCGTGACCATAGATGAAGGTGATTCGCTAACCCGCACTATCACGCTAACAGCCTCTGGCACCAGCGCTTCGCAACTGCCAGACCTCAGCATAAACAACCCTGATGCGTTTCGCGTATACAGTGAGAAACCGGCGTTTCGCACCAATGATGATGGCTCAGTCACCATGACTACCAAGCAAGTACTCATAGCCAAAACAAGTGGTCAATACTCTTTGCCAAGTGTGCCAGTACAGTGGTGGGATTCAGTCAATAAAAAGGCGCAAACCAGTAAAGTAAAAGGGCTAACCGTCACCGTAAATGCAACCTCGGCATCAAACAGCGCGCCCGTTACTTCGCAACCACCAGCACCCCAAACTACAGTAGTCAAAGACAGCGGCTACTGGCCACTACTGACCGCGTTCTTCGCCGGTTTGTGGATATTCTCAACCCTGATGTGGCTGCGCTGTAGAACACAAGCTCCAAAAGCGGTTTCTCCAGCAAGCAAGTGTAAAACAACGCCTTTACAATCACAGCTGATAGACGCCATAAAACAAGCCGAGCCTATCAAGGCGCAATCACTACTAGAGCGCTGGCTAATCCATAAAAATATTGAGCATGAGCACGCCAAAGCCATCCGCGCTGAAATGAGCCTAATGAGCCAACAACTAATGGGTAAACAGCCCTGCAAGTGGGAGAGCAATAAGCTTATCGACTTAATCAAACAAGCTCGAACCCAAGCTGAGCCACAAACAACACAACTTGCAAAGCTCTAG